Proteins from a single region of Pseudarthrobacter sp. NIBRBAC000502772:
- a CDS encoding maleylpyruvate isomerase family mycothiol-dependent enzyme, producing the protein MTGITTSELLAELHKAADAVASTAAKFTDEDVKAPSALPGWTRGHVLAHLAGISNAMARQLEFAARGATVELYDGGQDGRTKAIEMAAGHNADVHRADLQAGLDRALTAFDSLEGDAGWQASIAYRGGVVFDGGLALWRELVIHTADLDAGLGPEMWSRRFCEHLFDFLAARVPPGEKLVLQPLGLPPVTLGLGRSTVISGMITDIAAWLAGREPSLGSLRATAAADGVDLPELLPWPAGTPAAGATPSGTPAAR; encoded by the coding sequence ATGACTGGGATCACTACTTCAGAACTACTGGCCGAACTGCATAAGGCCGCCGACGCCGTGGCCTCGACCGCCGCGAAATTCACCGATGAGGATGTCAAGGCACCGTCGGCACTGCCCGGCTGGACCCGTGGGCACGTCCTGGCGCATCTCGCCGGTATCTCCAACGCCATGGCGCGGCAGCTGGAATTTGCCGCCCGCGGCGCCACTGTTGAGCTGTACGACGGAGGCCAGGACGGACGCACGAAGGCCATTGAGATGGCCGCCGGCCACAATGCGGATGTGCACCGGGCTGACCTGCAGGCCGGCCTGGACCGGGCACTGACGGCTTTTGATTCGCTGGAAGGAGACGCCGGCTGGCAGGCCTCCATTGCCTACCGTGGAGGTGTGGTCTTCGACGGCGGCCTCGCGCTGTGGCGTGAACTGGTGATCCACACAGCGGACCTGGACGCGGGCCTCGGGCCAGAGATGTGGAGCCGGAGGTTCTGCGAGCACCTCTTCGACTTCCTGGCGGCACGTGTCCCGCCGGGGGAAAAACTCGTGCTGCAGCCACTCGGGCTCCCGCCCGTGACCCTTGGACTCGGCCGTTCCACCGTTATCAGCGGGATGATCACTGACATCGCCGCCTGGCTGGCCGGCCGTGAACCATCGCTCGGCAGCCTGCGGGCAACAGCCGCCGCGGACGGCGTGGACCTCCCGGAACTGCTGCCCTGGCCAGCCGGGACGCCGGCTGCCGGAGCCACGCCATCCGGGACACCCGCAGCGCGGTAG
- a CDS encoding methylated-DNA--[protein]-cysteine S-methyltransferase, whose product MKAQLLVMSTPDGPFTILAQDGVVLASGWTAEPGELTGQIHPELRPGDVEAVTDLGSISRAVEAFYAGDPAPAMTVPVRQKSGPFRSHAWDVLRTVRPGSPVTYTEYAVLSGNPKAVRAAASACAFNAAALFVPCHRVIRTDGSLGGFRWGLAIKESLLAREATESLLAREAG is encoded by the coding sequence ATGAAAGCCCAGCTGTTAGTGATGTCCACCCCGGACGGACCGTTCACCATCCTTGCCCAGGACGGCGTGGTCCTCGCCTCGGGCTGGACCGCCGAGCCGGGTGAGCTGACCGGCCAGATCCACCCCGAGCTGCGGCCCGGCGACGTCGAAGCGGTCACGGACCTGGGCAGCATCTCCCGGGCCGTGGAGGCCTTCTATGCCGGCGATCCCGCGCCTGCCATGACCGTCCCCGTGCGCCAGAAGTCTGGGCCGTTCCGGTCGCACGCCTGGGATGTGCTGAGGACTGTTCGACCCGGGTCACCGGTGACGTACACCGAGTATGCCGTGCTTTCCGGAAATCCGAAGGCGGTCCGGGCCGCGGCCAGCGCGTGTGCCTTCAACGCGGCTGCCTTGTTTGTGCCGTGCCACCGCGTCATCCGCACCGATGGTTCCCTGGGCGGATTCCGCTGGGGCCTGGCCATTAAGGAGAGCCTGCTGGCCCGCGAGGCAACGGAAAGCCTGCTGGCCCGCGAAGCCGGATAG
- a CDS encoding AlkA N-terminal domain-containing protein, producing the protein MDFWQRYRAIDARDTRFDGQFYTAVRTTGIYCRPSCPARTPKAVNVTFYETSAAAHDAGYRACKRCLPEAVPGTPAWNIRQDLAGRAMRLINDGVINRDGVEGLAARLGYSSRQLNRILSHELGAGPLSLARASRAQTARTLLVSTAMKLADIAFASGFSSVRQFNDTMVEVFAMTPTALRATARHHRSPAAATSLTLSLPYREPFDPGIFSFLAVRAIPGIEAGTPTSYARTLQLPHGDARFSVTYDDGAPGRPLTLSIGAVDLRDLPALLSRVRRLFDLDADPVAIDSALSQEPRLAASVASAPGIRMPGALDPQELLIRAMIGQQITVAAARTALTQLAAAGSPSAVPGEGLDRLFPTAAEIAEAGYSLLRGPQRRIDAIRSAASALAGGQLDFGYGDDLPGLGAKLLPLPGVGPWTVGYVAMRVLGAPDVFLANDAAVRNGIRALAPARTNQDGGGVEAPGVMPSPDFREVSPWRSYATMHLWRAAAESKSSKPIQAVPEKAML; encoded by the coding sequence ATGGACTTCTGGCAGCGCTACCGCGCGATTGACGCGCGGGACACCCGGTTCGACGGGCAGTTCTACACTGCTGTCCGGACCACCGGCATCTACTGCCGCCCGTCCTGCCCCGCCAGGACCCCGAAAGCCGTGAACGTCACCTTCTACGAAACCTCTGCCGCAGCGCACGACGCCGGCTACCGGGCGTGCAAGCGCTGCCTCCCCGAAGCAGTGCCAGGCACGCCTGCGTGGAACATCCGGCAGGACCTTGCGGGCCGCGCGATGCGCCTGATCAACGACGGCGTGATCAACCGGGACGGGGTGGAGGGCCTCGCCGCCCGGCTGGGATACTCCTCCCGCCAGCTCAACCGGATCCTCAGCCACGAACTCGGCGCCGGCCCGCTCTCCCTGGCCCGGGCCAGCCGCGCCCAGACCGCCCGCACGCTGTTGGTGTCCACAGCGATGAAGCTGGCGGACATCGCATTCGCGTCCGGCTTCAGCAGCGTCCGCCAGTTCAACGACACCATGGTTGAGGTGTTCGCCATGACGCCCACTGCCCTGCGCGCGACCGCCAGGCACCACCGCTCCCCTGCCGCCGCGACGTCGCTGACGTTGAGCCTGCCGTACCGCGAACCGTTCGATCCCGGCATCTTTTCCTTCCTCGCCGTCAGGGCGATCCCCGGGATCGAGGCGGGGACGCCGACGTCGTACGCCCGTACTTTGCAGCTTCCGCATGGCGATGCCCGCTTCAGCGTGACTTACGACGACGGCGCTCCCGGACGGCCGCTGACCCTCTCCATCGGCGCGGTGGACCTCCGGGACCTGCCCGCACTGCTGAGCAGGGTACGCCGGCTCTTCGACCTCGACGCCGATCCGGTAGCCATCGACAGTGCCCTGTCCCAGGAGCCCCGCCTGGCCGCCTCGGTTGCCAGTGCGCCGGGCATCAGGATGCCCGGCGCGTTGGATCCGCAGGAGCTGCTCATCCGGGCGATGATCGGGCAGCAAATCACCGTGGCTGCGGCCCGGACCGCACTGACGCAACTGGCCGCTGCCGGCAGTCCCAGCGCGGTCCCCGGCGAGGGCCTTGACCGGCTGTTTCCCACCGCGGCCGAAATCGCCGAGGCCGGCTACTCGCTGCTGCGCGGTCCGCAACGCCGGATTGACGCCATCCGTTCCGCCGCGTCGGCCCTGGCTGGTGGCCAACTGGATTTTGGCTACGGGGACGATCTGCCCGGGCTCGGCGCCAAGCTGCTTCCCCTTCCCGGGGTGGGCCCGTGGACCGTGGGCTACGTGGCAATGCGTGTCCTCGGCGCGCCCGACGTGTTTCTGGCCAACGACGCCGCGGTGCGAAACGGCATCCGGGCGCTCGCCCCGGCCCGCACGAACCAAGACGGCGGCGGCGTTGAGGCACCTGGCGTGATGCCAAGCCCCGATTTCCGCGAGGTCAGCCCGTGGCGGTCCTACGCCACCATGCACCTGTGGCGCGCCGCCGCGGAGTCCAAATCCTCCAAACCTATACAGGCCGTTCCAGAGAAAGCGATGCTATGA
- a CDS encoding DNA-3-methyladenine glycosylase encodes MTASLSPTSPDQLRELLSGDARRVAPRLLGSVLTHHSHEGTVAVRITEVEAYMGPGDSSHPDPGSHTFRGPTARNAPMFGPAGHLYVYFTYGMHYCANIVCGPAGTASAVLLRAGEVVEGQHLALVRRPTSKSALDLASGPARLATTLALTTADSGRDALADPFELRLPSVPAPVFSSGPRVGVSGDGGSATYPWRFWLPGDPTVSRYKAAKVRRA; translated from the coding sequence ATGACCGCCAGCCTGAGTCCCACCAGCCCGGATCAGCTCCGCGAACTGCTGTCCGGCGACGCCCGGAGGGTCGCTCCGCGGCTGCTGGGATCCGTACTGACCCACCACAGCCACGAGGGAACTGTGGCTGTGCGGATCACGGAGGTGGAGGCGTACATGGGTCCCGGCGACTCGTCGCATCCGGATCCCGGCTCCCACACTTTCCGTGGCCCCACGGCCCGCAACGCGCCCATGTTCGGCCCGGCCGGCCACCTCTACGTCTACTTCACGTATGGCATGCACTACTGCGCCAACATCGTCTGCGGCCCGGCAGGCACCGCATCTGCCGTCCTCCTGCGGGCGGGCGAGGTGGTGGAGGGGCAGCACCTCGCGCTGGTGCGGCGTCCGACGTCGAAATCGGCCCTCGACCTGGCGAGCGGCCCCGCCCGGCTGGCAACCACGCTGGCCCTGACGACCGCCGACAGCGGCCGGGATGCGCTGGCTGACCCCTTCGAGCTGCGGCTGCCTTCGGTACCCGCTCCCGTGTTCAGTTCCGGGCCGAGGGTGGGCGTTTCCGGCGACGGCGGCTCCGCGACGTATCCCTGGCGCTTCTGGCTGCCAGGGGATCCCACCGTGTCCCGCTACAAGGCGGCGAAGGTGCGCCGGGCATAA
- a CDS encoding GNAT family N-acetyltransferase, giving the protein MHHENVLTGYGLSLLPLAPHHAEGLFDFVDATMWAGMAAPLPATAHELSGLFAARIEDPASLAFAVTDQRTGALLGTTALNAFDAAQQRVEVGGTFFGRQFWGTHVNPASKHALLAFAFEGLHVQRVAFRCDARNVRSAAAIERLGATFEGVLRSHRLAPDGTRADSAVFSVLGQEWPVVQQRLQHRLAPFALAGDHPGGTDYARRTFAAL; this is encoded by the coding sequence ATGCACCACGAGAACGTCCTGACCGGATACGGGCTTTCCCTCCTTCCGTTGGCACCGCACCATGCCGAAGGGCTGTTTGACTTCGTGGACGCCACGATGTGGGCAGGAATGGCCGCGCCCCTGCCGGCCACGGCGCACGAGCTTTCAGGGCTGTTTGCGGCCAGGATTGAGGACCCGGCCAGCCTGGCCTTCGCTGTGACGGACCAGCGGACCGGAGCCCTCCTGGGCACAACCGCGCTGAATGCGTTCGATGCCGCCCAGCAGCGCGTGGAAGTTGGCGGCACCTTCTTTGGACGGCAGTTCTGGGGCACGCACGTAAATCCCGCCAGCAAGCACGCCCTGCTCGCCTTTGCGTTCGAAGGCCTTCACGTTCAGCGCGTTGCGTTTCGCTGCGACGCACGTAATGTGCGCAGCGCCGCAGCCATCGAACGGCTGGGGGCAACGTTCGAGGGCGTGCTGCGCAGCCACCGCCTGGCGCCTGACGGCACACGTGCGGATTCGGCAGTGTTCTCGGTCCTGGGGCAGGAATGGCCTGTGGTGCAGCAGCGCCTCCAGCACCGGTTGGCGCCGTTCGCCCTGGCGGGAGACCACCCCGGCGGGACGGATTATGCCCGGCGCACCTTCGCCGCCTTGTAG
- a CDS encoding AAA family ATPase, with protein MLDADLAHERNYVAGLYARLEELRAEKRQQLAQVRRAGAVGTMQNVSERDAFAALYEDRLAQLDAVDDRLVFGRLDLDSGEAQYIGRIGLTTDDLQRLMVDWRAPEAGHFYQATAFDRQGVRRRRHLILQGREVKAIEDDVLDADMLADDASLQGEGALLAALDSKRTGRMSDIVGTIQSEQDRIIRSSISGALVVQGGPGTGKTAVALHRAAYLLYTHRERLKTAGVLLVGPSSSFMKYIERVLPSLGETGVVMASVGRLMPGIKAVAEPEAEVAAIKGRLDMVKVVANAVANRQRIPAEDRVLDVDGRKLVLTRRQVSRARERARSTGKPHNEARLAFIKILLRELTEQMTDLVEAGSIGNNADRSYLAEDVRTARDVRIVLNLCWMPMTPEKLINELLSKPAVLAACTPNLSLRERSLLLRPADAPWTEADVPLLDEAAELLGEMDPAAGRGLAQQEHDRARDLANAKQTLVNMGDMGVDVLISAEELADQNQERENRLTAAERATSDRTWAFGHIVVDEAQELSPMQWRLLVRRCPLKSFTIVGDIAQTSSVAGANSWQGALAPMFGDRWQLEELTVNYRTPSQIAEAAARMANAAGLVVSAPKAVREGRWAPVIDKVDRGQVVNRLVEVLPEELAALDGGLLAVIADGDLLPAATSALRAVYGRRIGNGAGSYEQDIVVISPREAKGLEFDGVVVLEPSVMLNREHGRVGDLYVAMTRPTQRLRLIAAEGIPAGIEG; from the coding sequence ATGCTCGACGCCGATTTGGCCCACGAACGGAACTATGTTGCCGGCCTGTACGCGCGGCTGGAAGAGCTCCGCGCGGAAAAGCGCCAGCAGTTGGCACAGGTCCGCCGGGCCGGTGCCGTGGGTACCATGCAGAATGTCTCCGAACGCGACGCCTTCGCCGCGCTCTACGAGGACCGCCTCGCCCAGCTCGACGCCGTCGATGACCGTCTGGTCTTCGGCCGCCTCGACCTGGATTCCGGTGAGGCCCAGTACATTGGGCGCATCGGCCTGACCACCGATGACCTCCAGCGGCTCATGGTGGACTGGCGCGCGCCCGAAGCCGGCCACTTCTACCAGGCAACGGCGTTTGACCGGCAGGGCGTCCGCCGCCGGCGGCACCTGATTCTGCAGGGCCGGGAAGTCAAGGCCATCGAGGACGACGTCCTTGATGCGGACATGCTCGCGGACGACGCCTCGCTGCAGGGCGAAGGAGCATTGCTGGCGGCTCTGGATTCCAAGCGCACGGGCCGGATGTCCGACATCGTCGGCACCATCCAGTCCGAGCAGGACCGCATCATCCGGTCCTCCATTTCCGGTGCCCTCGTGGTGCAGGGTGGTCCGGGTACCGGTAAGACTGCTGTGGCACTGCACCGGGCCGCGTACCTGCTTTACACGCACCGGGAGCGGCTGAAGACTGCCGGCGTGCTGCTGGTGGGCCCGTCGTCGTCCTTTATGAAGTACATCGAACGTGTTCTTCCCTCGCTCGGTGAGACCGGCGTGGTGATGGCCAGCGTGGGTCGCCTGATGCCCGGGATCAAAGCGGTTGCCGAACCTGAGGCAGAGGTCGCGGCCATCAAGGGGCGGCTGGACATGGTGAAGGTTGTGGCCAATGCGGTCGCGAACCGGCAGCGGATCCCCGCCGAGGACCGTGTCCTGGACGTCGACGGCCGCAAGCTGGTGCTGACGCGGCGGCAGGTAAGCCGGGCGCGCGAACGTGCCCGGTCCACCGGCAAGCCGCACAACGAGGCGCGCCTGGCGTTTATCAAAATTCTGCTCCGCGAACTGACCGAGCAGATGACCGATCTCGTGGAGGCCGGGAGCATCGGCAACAATGCCGACCGCTCGTATCTGGCAGAAGACGTCCGCACGGCCCGCGACGTCCGGATCGTCCTGAACCTGTGCTGGATGCCGATGACTCCGGAGAAGCTGATCAACGAGCTTCTGAGCAAGCCCGCAGTCCTGGCGGCCTGCACACCGAACCTGTCCCTTAGGGAGCGGTCGCTGCTGCTGCGCCCCGCCGATGCGCCCTGGACCGAGGCTGACGTCCCGCTGCTGGATGAGGCCGCGGAGCTCCTTGGTGAAATGGACCCGGCGGCGGGACGTGGCCTTGCACAGCAGGAGCACGACCGCGCCCGGGACCTTGCCAACGCCAAGCAGACACTGGTGAACATGGGGGACATGGGTGTCGATGTCCTCATCTCCGCCGAGGAACTCGCCGATCAGAACCAGGAGCGCGAAAACCGCCTGACGGCCGCCGAGCGCGCCACCAGCGACCGCACGTGGGCGTTCGGCCACATCGTGGTGGATGAGGCGCAGGAGCTTTCGCCCATGCAATGGCGCCTGCTGGTCCGTCGCTGCCCGCTGAAATCCTTCACCATCGTGGGCGACATCGCGCAGACCAGTTCAGTCGCCGGCGCCAACTCCTGGCAGGGGGCCCTGGCGCCCATGTTCGGTGACCGCTGGCAGCTGGAGGAGCTGACAGTCAACTACCGGACGCCCTCCCAGATCGCCGAGGCCGCCGCCCGCATGGCCAACGCGGCCGGACTGGTGGTTTCAGCGCCGAAGGCCGTCCGCGAGGGACGGTGGGCCCCCGTCATCGACAAGGTTGACCGCGGACAGGTGGTGAACCGTTTGGTGGAGGTGCTCCCCGAGGAACTGGCAGCGCTCGACGGCGGCCTCCTCGCCGTGATTGCCGACGGCGACCTTCTGCCGGCTGCTACGTCAGCCCTTCGTGCCGTGTACGGCCGACGCATCGGCAACGGCGCGGGCAGCTACGAACAGGACATCGTGGTCATCAGCCCGCGCGAGGCCAAGGGCCTGGAGTTCGACGGCGTTGTGGTGCTTGAGCCGTCCGTCATGCTCAACCGCGAGCATGGCCGGGTGGGCGATCTGTACGTCGCCATGACCCGGCCCACCCAGCGGCTCCGGCTGATCGCCGCGGAAGGTATTCCGGCAGGCATTGAAGGCTGA
- the tyrS gene encoding tyrosine--tRNA ligase, with protein MSELNDLESQQNDPTFANIWQELKWRGLVHVSTDEEELEKLLAGDPITYYCGFDPTAPSLHLGNLVQLLVMRRLQLAGHKPLGLVGGSTGLIGDPRPTAERTLNTKDTVNEWVGYLQAQVRRFLSFDGPSAARMVNNLDWTAPLSAIDFLREIGKHYRVGTMLRKDAVASRLSSDEGISYTEFSYQILQGMDYLQLFRDYGCMLQTGGSDQWGNLTSGTELIRKVEGKSVHALGTPLITNSDGTKFGKSEGNAIWLDAGMCSPYAFYQFWLNTADSDVVDRLKVFTFLSRAEIETLAAAVAERPFAREGQRKLAFEVTSLVHGVEATEKVIAASAALFGNGDLSALDRPTLEAATSELPSARIQVDGLGIIDLLVASGLSESKSAARRTVGEGGAYVNNEKVSDPEAVISESELLHGQYLLLRRGKKNLATVEVLVP; from the coding sequence GTGTCAGAACTCAACGATCTCGAATCCCAGCAGAACGACCCCACCTTCGCCAATATCTGGCAGGAGCTGAAGTGGCGCGGCCTGGTCCACGTCTCCACCGATGAAGAGGAACTGGAAAAGCTCCTCGCCGGTGATCCGATCACCTATTACTGCGGATTCGACCCCACTGCGCCGAGCCTGCACCTGGGCAACCTGGTTCAACTCCTCGTGATGCGCCGGCTGCAGCTCGCCGGGCACAAGCCCCTGGGACTGGTGGGCGGATCCACAGGACTGATCGGCGATCCGCGGCCCACCGCAGAACGCACACTGAACACCAAGGACACCGTTAACGAATGGGTGGGCTACCTGCAGGCCCAGGTCCGCCGCTTCCTCAGCTTCGATGGCCCCAGCGCCGCCCGCATGGTCAACAACCTCGACTGGACCGCACCGTTGAGCGCCATTGACTTCCTGCGCGAGATCGGAAAGCACTACAGGGTCGGCACCATGCTTCGCAAGGATGCTGTTGCGTCCCGCCTCAGTTCGGACGAGGGCATCAGCTACACGGAATTCAGCTACCAGATCCTGCAGGGCATGGACTACCTCCAGCTGTTCCGTGACTACGGCTGCATGCTGCAGACCGGCGGTTCGGACCAGTGGGGCAACCTCACCAGCGGCACTGAACTCATCCGCAAGGTTGAGGGCAAGAGTGTGCACGCCCTGGGTACGCCGCTCATCACCAACTCGGACGGCACGAAGTTCGGCAAGAGCGAAGGCAACGCCATCTGGCTCGACGCCGGCATGTGCAGCCCGTACGCCTTCTACCAGTTCTGGCTGAACACCGCCGACTCTGACGTGGTGGACCGGCTGAAGGTCTTCACTTTCCTGAGCCGCGCGGAGATCGAAACCCTGGCAGCTGCCGTGGCCGAGCGTCCGTTTGCACGGGAAGGCCAGCGGAAGCTGGCGTTCGAAGTGACTTCCCTGGTCCACGGTGTGGAGGCAACGGAGAAAGTCATCGCGGCGTCCGCTGCACTTTTTGGCAACGGTGACCTGTCCGCCCTGGACCGGCCCACGCTTGAAGCGGCCACATCGGAGCTTCCGTCCGCCCGCATCCAGGTGGATGGCCTCGGGATCATTGACCTGCTGGTGGCATCCGGCCTGTCGGAGAGCAAGTCCGCGGCACGGCGAACTGTCGGCGAAGGCGGCGCCTATGTAAACAACGAGAAGGTGTCCGACCCGGAAGCTGTCATCTCCGAGTCGGAGCTGCTGCATGGTCAGTACCTGCTCCTGCGCCGCGGCAAGAAGAACCTGGCGACTGTCGAAGTGCTGGTTCCTTAG